One window from the genome of Myxococcus xanthus encodes:
- a CDS encoding gamma-glutamylcyclotransferase family protein, with protein MKRAPTPTRVFVYGTLLSGEPNHRLLCGARLIGPARTRPRFTLYDYGPFPALASGGKHAVEGEVYEVDALMLAALDRLESHPRFYRRTPITLDDVGRVEAYLFPKERLAGRPIIESGCWRRHLQERKLW; from the coding sequence GTGAAGCGCGCTCCAACCCCGACGCGCGTCTTCGTCTATGGGACGCTGCTGTCCGGCGAGCCCAACCACCGCCTCCTGTGCGGCGCACGCCTCATCGGCCCGGCGCGGACGCGGCCCCGCTTCACCCTCTATGACTACGGGCCCTTCCCCGCCCTCGCCTCCGGGGGCAAGCACGCTGTCGAGGGCGAGGTGTACGAAGTCGACGCTCTCATGCTGGCGGCGCTCGACAGACTCGAGAGCCACCCGCGCTTCTACCGACGCACGCCCATTACCCTCGACGACGTCGGCCGCGTCGAGGCATACCTGTTTCCCAAGGAGCGGTTGGCTGGCCGCCCCATCATCGAGTCCG